The following proteins come from a genomic window of Anabas testudineus chromosome 3, fAnaTes1.2, whole genome shotgun sequence:
- the dis3l gene encoding DIS3-like exonuclease 1 isoform X2, with translation MIKTEKILHLKSCRGRKVRVVREHYLRERVSCYSSLCQADCANDSKVLPGDLTHYMVPDAGVVADYLEILEFRELQGIVFTQTACQAVQHSKGRRQYSRIRNLLKDPRHDCVLFANEFQEYSYCAREKGESQEKWQTRCVYSAAVWYYNHLAGMINIVMITEDLDAVARYSSLNSGVYVISVKDYLENFWEQLRAAHELYSSLSQALQEKESECTEREYTEHLPAEVLGAGVKSGRYIKGMLEVSKHHPQNEASVLTHGFSNKKTDVSSSVLVCDSKSRNRAVHGDVVVVELLPKSEWRGKVTALTEGQGEEKNGEDNESKPLPTGRVVGIHQRNWRDYVVTFPLREGNQSQSRNSQRILSVPWDRRIPKIRISTQQADALQDHRVVVRIDSWESTSLYPNGHSVRVLGRAGELETEIQTILIENSINVLPFSDAQLREMPINSPEKPWSVDPAQVLERRDLRESHLVFSIDPRGCEDVDDTLSVRSLNNGKVLELGVHIADVTHFVKEGSLTDLEARTRATTYYLADRRYDMLPAVLSADLCSLLGGVDRYAMSVLWELDAHTFAVNKVWYGRTLIRSSYQLHYELAQTLLNGEQVEVPELAKLDTKEKDAKLAELTQALEMLRLVARHLRAQRDREGALELEGVEVRAQLDEERNITALVPRQPLEVHETVAECMIYANHWVARKIQETFPYQALLRRHPPPREEFFSELVESAAAKGFTIKTRSNKALADSLNQAVDLDDPLVNRLLRRMATHAMSQALYFSTGAQPQDQYYHYGLALDRYTHFTSPIRRYADIVVHRLLTAAIDMENGVVPGKALASNKDLEETAQHINKKNRAAKRAQKLSTELFQCLYFKERDPETEQHCVADAVIYSIRDDGVLVFVPEYGVNGPVYMKNRENQVVAVGQDGRCEWQSGSVRRHTDHITTTSALGTSSFRLFDHITVRISVHSSRHHADSLHLDVISNKPHHSAESQQPRSQGHRQLVQEVVRQAEEAHQQAQEKAAQRPKLSKEEREFCQSKTPNLYSLLEEVRELALMDLQTVPQVCATKA, from the exons ATGATTAAGACGGAGAAGATTTTGCATTTGAAGAGCTGCCGGGGGCGGAAGGTCCGCGTTGTTCGGGAACACTATCTGAGAGAGCGGGTTTCCTGCTACAGCTCCCTGTGTCAGGCGGACTGTGCGAACG ATAGCAAAGTGCTTCCTGGAGATTTGACTCACTATATGGTGCCTGACGCTGGGGTGGTGGCCGACTATCTAGAGATCCTGGAGTTCAGAGAGTTGCAGGGCATTGTCTTCACTCAGACTGCGTGCCAGGCTGTGCAGCATAGCAAAGGAcgcag GCAATACAGCCGTATACGAAACCTACTCAAAGACCCCCGTCATGACTGTGTGCTGTTTGCCAATGAATTTCAAGAGTATTCCTACTGCGCACGAGAGAAGGGGGAGAGCCAGGAGAAGTGGCAGACCAG gtgtgtataCTCTGCAGCAGTATGGTACTATAACCACCTGGCAGGCATGATTAATATAGTGATGATCACAGAGGATCTGGATGCGGTGGCTCGGTACAGCAGTCTCAACTCTGGAGTGTATGTCATCTCTGTCAAG gATTATCTGGAAAACTTCTGGGAACAGCTGCGCGCAGCGCATGAGCTCTACAGCTCCCTTTCTCAGGCACTACAGGAGAAGGAGAGTGAGTGTACTGAGAGAGAGTACACTGAACATCTCCCTGCTGAAGTCCTGGGGGCTGGTGTTAAGTCTGGACGATACATTAAG gGTATGCTGGAAGTCAGTAAGCACCATCCGCAGAATGAAGCCTCGGTCTTGACACATGGTTTTTCTAATAAGAAGACAG ATGTGAGTTCatctgtgttggtgtgtgatTCCAAGAGTCGTAACAGAGCTGTACATGGTGATGTGGTTGTGGTGGAGTTGTTGCCAAAGAGCGAGTGGAGAGGGAAGGTGACAGCCTTGACAGAAGGtcagggagaggagaagaatgGAGAGGACAACGAGAGTAAACCACTGCCAACAG GCCGCGTTGTGGGGATCCACCAGAGGAACTGGAGGGACTATGTGGTGACTTTTCCCCTAAGGGAAGGGAATCAGTCCCAGAGCAGGAATTCCCAGCGCATCCTGTCTGTTCCCTGGGACCGTCGCATCCCAAAGATCCGCATCAGTACCCAGCAGGCTGATGCTCTGCAG GACCACAGAGTGGTGGTGCGTATTGATTCATGGGAAAGCACCTCCCTCTATCCCAACGGGCACAGTGTGCGAGTTCTGGGTCGGGCTGGAGAGCTTGAGACGGAGATCCAGACGATTCTTATAGAAAACTCCATCAATGTGCTTCCTTTCTCAGATGCACAG CTAAGAGAGATGCCCATCAACTCTCCTGAGAAACCGTGGAGTGTGGATCCTGCCCAGGTTCTGGAGCGACGGGACCTCAGGGAGAGTCACTTGGTGTTCAGTATTGACCCTCGGGGCTGCGAGGATGTAGATGACACATTGTCAGTGCGCAGCCTCAACAATGGTAAGGTGCTGGAGCTTGGGGTCCACATCGCTGATGTCACCCACTTTGTCAAAGAAGGCTCACTCACCGACTTGGAGGCACGCACAAG GGCTACAACGTACTATCTGGCAGATCGCAGGTACGAcatgttgcctgctgttctcaGTGCAgacctctgctctctgttaGGAGGAGTCGACAG GTATGCAATGAGCGTGCTGTGGGAGCTTGATGCACACACCTTCGCTGTCAACAAGGTGTGGTATGGTCGTACGCTCATCCGCTCCTCCTACCAGCTCCACTACGAGCTGGCCCAGACCCTCCTTAATGGAGAACAGGTTGAGGTACCAGAGTTGGCTAAACTTGATACAAAGGAAAAGGACGCAAAGCTAGCTGAGCTCACCCAGGCTCTGGAGATGCTGAGACTTGTAGCAAGACACCTGCGAGCACaaagggacagagagggagctCTGGAATTAGAGGGGGTAGAG GTGCGAGCACAGTTGGATGAGGAGAGGAACATCACAGCTCTGGTTCCCCGTCAGCCCCTGGAGGTTCATGAGACTGTGGCTGAGTGCATGATTTACGCTAACCACTGGGTGGCACGCAAGATCCAGGAGACCTTCCCTTATCAGGCCCTGCTGCGGCGTCATCCGCCACCACGGGAGGAGTTCTTCAGTGAGCTGGTGGAAAGTGCTGCAGCCAAGGGATTCACCATTAAAACTAG GAGCAACAAGGCTTTAGCTGACTCTCTGAACCAGGCTGTGGACCTAGATGATCCACTGGTGAACAGGCTGCTGAGAAGAATGGCCACTCATGCCATGTCACAAGCTCTGTACTTCTCCACTGGTGCTCAGCCCCAAGACCAGTACTACCATTATG GTCTAGCTCTGGATCGCTACACACACTTCACCTCACCCATTCGCCGCTACGCCGACATCGTGGTCCACCGCCTTCTCACTGCAGCCATCGATATGGAAAACGGTGTGGTCCCTGGCAAAGCATTAGCCAGCAATAAAGATCTGGAAGAAACAGCTCAGCATATCAACAAAAAGAACAGG GCAGCCAAGCGAGCCCAGAAGCTGTCGACAGAGTTGTTTCAGTGTCTCTACTTCAAAGAGAGAGACCCTGAGACAGAGCAGCACTGTGTGGCTGACGCTGTCATCTACTCCATCCGAGACGACGGCGTGTTAGTGTTTGTCCCAGA GTACGGTGTGAATGGGCCAGTGTATATGAAGAATCGGGAGAACCAGGTTGTGGCTGTAGGACAGGACGGCAGGTGTGAGTGGCAGAGCGGCTCAGTACGACGACACACAGACCACATCACCACCACCTCCGCCCTCGGCACTTCCAGTTTCAGACTGTTTGACCACATCACT GTTCGTATTTCTGTCCATTCGTCACGCCATCACGCAGACAGTCTACACCTCGATGTCATCAGCAACAAGCCTCACCACAGCGCTGAGTCTCAGCAGCCGCGCTCCCAGGGCCACAGGCAGCTGGTCCAGGAGGTGGTACGTCAGGCTGAAGAGGCGCACCAACAGGCCCAGGAGAAGGCAGCGCAGCGGCCCAAACTCtctaaagaggagagagagttcTGCCAGAGCAAAACTCCTAATCTGTACTCACTCCTGGAGGAGGTCAGAGAGCTGGCACTGATGGACCTGCAGACAGTTCCTCAGGTCTGTGCAACAAAAGCATAG
- the dis3l gene encoding DIS3-like exonuclease 1 isoform X1, with product MIKTEKILHLKSCRGRKVRVVREHYLRERVSCYSSLCQADCANDSKVLPGDLTHYMVPDAGVVADYLEILEFRELQGIVFTQTACQAVQHSKGRSLCRQYSRIRNLLKDPRHDCVLFANEFQEYSYCAREKGESQEKWQTRCVYSAAVWYYNHLAGMINIVMITEDLDAVARYSSLNSGVYVISVKDYLENFWEQLRAAHELYSSLSQALQEKESECTEREYTEHLPAEVLGAGVKSGRYIKGMLEVSKHHPQNEASVLTHGFSNKKTDVSSSVLVCDSKSRNRAVHGDVVVVELLPKSEWRGKVTALTEGQGEEKNGEDNESKPLPTGRVVGIHQRNWRDYVVTFPLREGNQSQSRNSQRILSVPWDRRIPKIRISTQQADALQDHRVVVRIDSWESTSLYPNGHSVRVLGRAGELETEIQTILIENSINVLPFSDAQLREMPINSPEKPWSVDPAQVLERRDLRESHLVFSIDPRGCEDVDDTLSVRSLNNGKVLELGVHIADVTHFVKEGSLTDLEARTRATTYYLADRRYDMLPAVLSADLCSLLGGVDRYAMSVLWELDAHTFAVNKVWYGRTLIRSSYQLHYELAQTLLNGEQVEVPELAKLDTKEKDAKLAELTQALEMLRLVARHLRAQRDREGALELEGVEVRAQLDEERNITALVPRQPLEVHETVAECMIYANHWVARKIQETFPYQALLRRHPPPREEFFSELVESAAAKGFTIKTRSNKALADSLNQAVDLDDPLVNRLLRRMATHAMSQALYFSTGAQPQDQYYHYGLALDRYTHFTSPIRRYADIVVHRLLTAAIDMENGVVPGKALASNKDLEETAQHINKKNRAAKRAQKLSTELFQCLYFKERDPETEQHCVADAVIYSIRDDGVLVFVPEYGVNGPVYMKNRENQVVAVGQDGRCEWQSGSVRRHTDHITTTSALGTSSFRLFDHITVRISVHSSRHHADSLHLDVISNKPHHSAESQQPRSQGHRQLVQEVVRQAEEAHQQAQEKAAQRPKLSKEEREFCQSKTPNLYSLLEEVRELALMDLQTVPQVCATKA from the exons ATGATTAAGACGGAGAAGATTTTGCATTTGAAGAGCTGCCGGGGGCGGAAGGTCCGCGTTGTTCGGGAACACTATCTGAGAGAGCGGGTTTCCTGCTACAGCTCCCTGTGTCAGGCGGACTGTGCGAACG ATAGCAAAGTGCTTCCTGGAGATTTGACTCACTATATGGTGCCTGACGCTGGGGTGGTGGCCGACTATCTAGAGATCCTGGAGTTCAGAGAGTTGCAGGGCATTGTCTTCACTCAGACTGCGTGCCAGGCTGTGCAGCATAGCAAAGGAcgcag CCTGTGCAGGCAATACAGCCGTATACGAAACCTACTCAAAGACCCCCGTCATGACTGTGTGCTGTTTGCCAATGAATTTCAAGAGTATTCCTACTGCGCACGAGAGAAGGGGGAGAGCCAGGAGAAGTGGCAGACCAG gtgtgtataCTCTGCAGCAGTATGGTACTATAACCACCTGGCAGGCATGATTAATATAGTGATGATCACAGAGGATCTGGATGCGGTGGCTCGGTACAGCAGTCTCAACTCTGGAGTGTATGTCATCTCTGTCAAG gATTATCTGGAAAACTTCTGGGAACAGCTGCGCGCAGCGCATGAGCTCTACAGCTCCCTTTCTCAGGCACTACAGGAGAAGGAGAGTGAGTGTACTGAGAGAGAGTACACTGAACATCTCCCTGCTGAAGTCCTGGGGGCTGGTGTTAAGTCTGGACGATACATTAAG gGTATGCTGGAAGTCAGTAAGCACCATCCGCAGAATGAAGCCTCGGTCTTGACACATGGTTTTTCTAATAAGAAGACAG ATGTGAGTTCatctgtgttggtgtgtgatTCCAAGAGTCGTAACAGAGCTGTACATGGTGATGTGGTTGTGGTGGAGTTGTTGCCAAAGAGCGAGTGGAGAGGGAAGGTGACAGCCTTGACAGAAGGtcagggagaggagaagaatgGAGAGGACAACGAGAGTAAACCACTGCCAACAG GCCGCGTTGTGGGGATCCACCAGAGGAACTGGAGGGACTATGTGGTGACTTTTCCCCTAAGGGAAGGGAATCAGTCCCAGAGCAGGAATTCCCAGCGCATCCTGTCTGTTCCCTGGGACCGTCGCATCCCAAAGATCCGCATCAGTACCCAGCAGGCTGATGCTCTGCAG GACCACAGAGTGGTGGTGCGTATTGATTCATGGGAAAGCACCTCCCTCTATCCCAACGGGCACAGTGTGCGAGTTCTGGGTCGGGCTGGAGAGCTTGAGACGGAGATCCAGACGATTCTTATAGAAAACTCCATCAATGTGCTTCCTTTCTCAGATGCACAG CTAAGAGAGATGCCCATCAACTCTCCTGAGAAACCGTGGAGTGTGGATCCTGCCCAGGTTCTGGAGCGACGGGACCTCAGGGAGAGTCACTTGGTGTTCAGTATTGACCCTCGGGGCTGCGAGGATGTAGATGACACATTGTCAGTGCGCAGCCTCAACAATGGTAAGGTGCTGGAGCTTGGGGTCCACATCGCTGATGTCACCCACTTTGTCAAAGAAGGCTCACTCACCGACTTGGAGGCACGCACAAG GGCTACAACGTACTATCTGGCAGATCGCAGGTACGAcatgttgcctgctgttctcaGTGCAgacctctgctctctgttaGGAGGAGTCGACAG GTATGCAATGAGCGTGCTGTGGGAGCTTGATGCACACACCTTCGCTGTCAACAAGGTGTGGTATGGTCGTACGCTCATCCGCTCCTCCTACCAGCTCCACTACGAGCTGGCCCAGACCCTCCTTAATGGAGAACAGGTTGAGGTACCAGAGTTGGCTAAACTTGATACAAAGGAAAAGGACGCAAAGCTAGCTGAGCTCACCCAGGCTCTGGAGATGCTGAGACTTGTAGCAAGACACCTGCGAGCACaaagggacagagagggagctCTGGAATTAGAGGGGGTAGAG GTGCGAGCACAGTTGGATGAGGAGAGGAACATCACAGCTCTGGTTCCCCGTCAGCCCCTGGAGGTTCATGAGACTGTGGCTGAGTGCATGATTTACGCTAACCACTGGGTGGCACGCAAGATCCAGGAGACCTTCCCTTATCAGGCCCTGCTGCGGCGTCATCCGCCACCACGGGAGGAGTTCTTCAGTGAGCTGGTGGAAAGTGCTGCAGCCAAGGGATTCACCATTAAAACTAG GAGCAACAAGGCTTTAGCTGACTCTCTGAACCAGGCTGTGGACCTAGATGATCCACTGGTGAACAGGCTGCTGAGAAGAATGGCCACTCATGCCATGTCACAAGCTCTGTACTTCTCCACTGGTGCTCAGCCCCAAGACCAGTACTACCATTATG GTCTAGCTCTGGATCGCTACACACACTTCACCTCACCCATTCGCCGCTACGCCGACATCGTGGTCCACCGCCTTCTCACTGCAGCCATCGATATGGAAAACGGTGTGGTCCCTGGCAAAGCATTAGCCAGCAATAAAGATCTGGAAGAAACAGCTCAGCATATCAACAAAAAGAACAGG GCAGCCAAGCGAGCCCAGAAGCTGTCGACAGAGTTGTTTCAGTGTCTCTACTTCAAAGAGAGAGACCCTGAGACAGAGCAGCACTGTGTGGCTGACGCTGTCATCTACTCCATCCGAGACGACGGCGTGTTAGTGTTTGTCCCAGA GTACGGTGTGAATGGGCCAGTGTATATGAAGAATCGGGAGAACCAGGTTGTGGCTGTAGGACAGGACGGCAGGTGTGAGTGGCAGAGCGGCTCAGTACGACGACACACAGACCACATCACCACCACCTCCGCCCTCGGCACTTCCAGTTTCAGACTGTTTGACCACATCACT GTTCGTATTTCTGTCCATTCGTCACGCCATCACGCAGACAGTCTACACCTCGATGTCATCAGCAACAAGCCTCACCACAGCGCTGAGTCTCAGCAGCCGCGCTCCCAGGGCCACAGGCAGCTGGTCCAGGAGGTGGTACGTCAGGCTGAAGAGGCGCACCAACAGGCCCAGGAGAAGGCAGCGCAGCGGCCCAAACTCtctaaagaggagagagagttcTGCCAGAGCAAAACTCCTAATCTGTACTCACTCCTGGAGGAGGTCAGAGAGCTGGCACTGATGGACCTGCAGACAGTTCCTCAGGTCTGTGCAACAAAAGCATAG